A genomic segment from Amphiura filiformis chromosome 10, Afil_fr2py, whole genome shotgun sequence encodes:
- the LOC140161667 gene encoding uncharacterized protein, which yields MDHLLAINQLIEKSNEYQLDLCIGFIDYEKAFDSVEHQDLFQALREIGINEGYVCILEDIYTDATSRIHLDTDVSKIVKISRGVRQGDTLSPKIFTAAMEAIFKKLPLDERGINVDGEKLTDLPICR from the coding sequence ATGGACCACCTACTTGCAATAAACCAACTCATAGAAAAGTCAAACGAATACCAACTTGACTTATGTATTGGATTCATTGATTACGAGAAAGCATTCGATTCCGTAGAACATCAGGATCTCTTCCAAGCACTGAGAGAAATAGGAATAAATGAAGGGTATGTTTGTATTCTGGAGGATATATACACAGATGCAACATCTCGAATCCATCTGGATACtgatgtttctaaaattgttaagATATCCAGAGGAGTTAGACAAGGAGATACGTTGTCACCAAAGATATTCACTGCAGCTATGGAGGCTATCTTCAAAAAACTACCTTTGGATGAAAGAGGAATCAATGTTGATGGAGAAAAATTAACAGACCTCCCGATTTGCAGATGA
- the LOC140161668 gene encoding uncharacterized protein has translation MIEFAAQHSLVITNTCFKKNVNRYWTWESPNGHTKNQIDFILSTQRGIVKNCEVITRVDIASDHRMVRACIHVSRKLARLKFIKSQKKKKVNLLKLRERKEEFQIQLQNRFHILEDEHLNIDDRCSLITNIILEEAASVAPPNKSSKQKTEEDIEIDQLNSKRKQLREKDNKTAREKVEYAELVKTTRMK, from the coding sequence ATGATAGAATTTGCTGCCCAACACAGTCTTGTGATCACAAATACCTGCTTCAAGAAAAATGTGAATAGATACTGGACTTGGGAAAGCCCAAATGGCCATACCAAAAATCAAATTGACTTTATACTCAGTACTCAGAGAGGAATTGTGAAAAACTGTGAAGTTATCACGAGAGTAGATATCGCTAGTGACCACAGAATGGTGAGAGCCTGCATTCACGTCAGCAGAAAGTTAGCCAGACTTAAATTCATCAAGAGCCAGAAAAAGAAGAAAGTTAACTTGCTTAAACTaagagaaaggaaggaagaatttCAAATCCAATTGCAAAATAGATTTCATATCTTGGAAGATGAACATCTCAACATAGATGACAGATGCAGCCTGATAACAAACATCATCTTAGAAGAGGCAGCATCTGTAGCACCTCCAAATAAAAGCTCCAAACAGAAGACAGAGGAGGATATTGAAATCGACCAATTGAACTCAAAAAGAAAGCAACTCAGGGAAAAAGATAACAAGACAGCAAGAGAGAAAGTAGAATATGCTGAGCTTGTTAAAACAACCAGAATGaaatga
- the LOC140161669 gene encoding craniofacial development protein 2-like: protein MVEIASHNYSEARLQNEVLQSKPRGGSKAGKSGSFRMENSRKTGQELFICTYNTRTIRTEESLQHLLEELEEFKWDIIGLAETRREGEGLEEIEGGAWLYNRGATEDDKKARGVGFLIHSKIKDNIIEVKSYSNRVILLRLQLAGKEEMCIIQVYAPTSDHDDDEVEQFYEDITKALEEHKSNYTIVMGDFNAKVGKQQEGEENILGKFGVGERNRRVRP, encoded by the coding sequence ATGGTTGAAATCGCCAGTCATAACTACTCAGAGGCAAGACTTCAGAATGAAGTTCTGCAGTCAAAGCCACGAGGAGGCTCCAAGGCGGGGAAGAGTGGAAGCTTCAGAATGGAGAATAGTAGGAAGACTGGACAAGAGTTATTTATTTGCACATACAACACAAGAACAATCAGAACAGAAGAGTCCTTACAACATTTGTTGGAAGAGTTAGAGGAATTCAAGTGGGACATCATTGGTTTAGCAGAAACAAGGAGAGAAGGGGAAGGTTTGGAAGAGATTGAAGGGGGAGCTTGGTTGTACAACAGAGGAGCAACAGAAGATGACAAAAAGGCAAGAGGAGTTGGTTTCCTGATACATTCAAAAATCAAAGACAACATTATAGAGGTGAAGAGTTACTCAAATCGGGTGATTTTACTAAGACTTCAGCTAGCTGGAAAGGAAGAGATGTGCATCATCCAGGTATATGCACCAACAagtgaccatgatgatgatgaagtggAGCAGTTCTATGAAGATATCACAAAAGCACTGGAAGAGCACAAATCAAATTATACCATAGTTATGGGAGACTTTAATGCTAAAGTTGGTAAACAACAAGAAGGTGAAGAAAATATCTTGGGAAAATTTGGAGTTGGAGAAAGAAATAGAAGGGTGAGACCATGA
- the LOC140162121 gene encoding uncharacterized protein, with protein sequence MAEASDDVFGDDSDIDDIATTEWDRLRQSRIKDGYRSGFESGQESTLQAGFNKGYCEGVHISYQINYIKGLLSALKAYHEQTEHHVFSAADRDTITDMLQELETLEHSQNAMLQTQSQQSLLQTSSNKSAGESQTSDAIISEEDGNGGSKMTQISQEFEDMHIEQDVDILSQRGAVSDDIGAQKGAISERLAELSRQCRTLFAQLDIQNLLQ encoded by the exons ATGGCTGAGGCTTCTGATGATGTATTTGGCGATGACTCAGATATCGATGACATAGCAACAACCGAATGGGATCGGTTACGTCAATCTCGAATCAAG GATGGTTACAGATCTGGATTTGAGTCTGGGCAGGAGTCTACATTACAAGCTGGGTTCAACAAAGGATACTGCGAAGGAGTCCACATCTCATATCAAATTAACTACATAAAAGGTCTTCTCAG TGCACTGAAAGCATACCATGAACAGACAGAACACCACGTCTTCTCAGCTGCAGATAGAGACACTATCACAGATATGCTGCAAGAACTAGAAACACTGGAACATTCCCAGAATGCAATGCTGCAGACACAATCCCAGCAATCTTTGCTGCAGACCTCTAGTAATAAATCTGCTGGTGAAAGTCAGACTTCTGATGCCATAATTTCTGAAGAAGATGGAAACGGTGGTTCGAAAATGACTCAAATTTCTCAAGAATTTGAAGACATGCATATTGAACAGGATGTAGACATTCTTAGCCAGAGGGGTGCTGTCAGTGATGATATTGGTGCTCAGAAAGGTGCAATCAGCGAAAGATTAGCAGAACTATCCAGACAGTGTAGGACCCTGTTCGCACAGCTAGATATTCAAAATTTGTTGCAATAA